Proteins found in one Sulfurovum xiamenensis genomic segment:
- a CDS encoding ribonucleoside-diphosphate reductase subunit alpha, which produces MIRVVKRNGRVETLDVGKIQKYTAAAVEGLVRVSQSELEVDAKLQFRDMISSQEIQQTLIKTAVDKIDIDRPDWTFVAARLFLYDLYHRVTGFTGYNHLREHFERGEKEGRIVLGLKDKYDLDDLNDYIKPERDLQFNYLGIRTLYDRYLLKDRNGTPIELPQQLFMGVAMFLAQNEFDCQTWAKKFYDILSKFEVMAATPTLSNARTPRHQLSSCYIGSTPDNIEGIFDGYKEMALLSKFGGGIGWDWSLVRGMGSYIDGHKHAAGGIVPFLKIANDVAIAVDQLGTRKGAIAVYIEPWHVDVRDFLDLKKNSGEERRRAHDLFPAIWLNDLFMKRVEADEMWTLFDPFEVTELTTLYGEAFEARYIELENSDDKITRERISAKSLWKEMLRSYFETGNPFLTFKDTANRANPNKHAGIIRSTNLCTEIFQNTAPNTYKTRFTFEDGTTAAYDEDEMITVDNGTTKPAKKVTALDSLNGKQIWIVDKEKTDGDTAVCNLASVNLAKVNTKEDMERVVPTAIRMLDNVIDLNFYPLAKVKKTNEKSRSIGLGVMGESQMLAEHQIEWGSHDHFTKIDEVMESFSYYAIESSSNLALEKGCYPNFEGSDWSKGVFPIDKANENACKLVDRGGLFGYTHDWQGLKEKVKSDGMRNGYLMAIAPTSSISILTGTTQAIEPVYKRKWFEENLSGLIPVVAPNLTADTWQYYTPSYDLDQNLLVKAGAIRQKWLDQGQSLNIFITLDKASGKYLNEIYMNAWKFGLKSTYYLRSQSPESSNDVEDRSMECVGCQ; this is translated from the coding sequence ATGATCAGAGTTGTTAAACGAAATGGTAGAGTAGAGACCTTAGATGTAGGGAAAATTCAGAAGTATACAGCCGCAGCAGTAGAGGGACTTGTGCGGGTAAGTCAAAGTGAACTTGAGGTAGACGCCAAGCTACAATTTCGTGATATGATCTCTTCTCAAGAGATACAGCAAACACTGATTAAAACGGCGGTTGACAAGATAGATATTGACAGACCGGACTGGACGTTTGTTGCCGCTAGACTTTTTCTTTACGATCTCTACCATAGAGTAACGGGTTTTACAGGGTATAACCATCTGCGTGAACATTTTGAACGTGGAGAGAAAGAGGGACGTATCGTTCTTGGATTGAAAGACAAATATGACCTTGACGATCTTAACGATTACATTAAGCCTGAACGTGATCTTCAGTTCAACTATCTGGGTATTCGTACCCTCTATGATAGATATCTTTTAAAAGACCGTAACGGGACGCCTATTGAGTTGCCACAGCAACTTTTTATGGGTGTGGCTATGTTCCTGGCACAAAATGAGTTTGACTGTCAAACATGGGCAAAAAAGTTTTATGACATCTTGAGTAAATTTGAAGTGATGGCAGCGACACCTACTTTGTCAAATGCAAGAACACCGAGACACCAATTGAGCTCATGTTACATCGGTTCAACACCGGATAATATTGAAGGTATCTTTGACGGATACAAAGAGATGGCATTGCTTTCTAAATTCGGTGGTGGGATCGGTTGGGACTGGTCACTGGTCCGTGGTATGGGTTCATATATCGATGGTCATAAGCATGCTGCAGGAGGTATCGTACCTTTCCTCAAGATAGCCAATGATGTTGCCATTGCGGTTGACCAGCTTGGTACACGTAAAGGGGCCATAGCTGTTTACATAGAGCCGTGGCATGTTGACGTACGTGACTTCCTTGATTTGAAAAAGAACTCTGGTGAAGAGCGACGTAGAGCACATGACCTCTTCCCTGCGATCTGGCTCAATGACCTCTTTATGAAAAGGGTAGAAGCGGATGAGATGTGGACACTCTTTGATCCATTTGAAGTGACAGAGTTGACAACACTTTACGGTGAAGCGTTCGAGGCACGCTATATAGAGCTTGAAAATTCGGATGATAAAATCACTAGGGAGAGAATTTCTGCGAAAAGCCTTTGGAAAGAGATGCTGAGATCTTACTTTGAAACAGGAAACCCATTCCTTACGTTCAAAGATACAGCCAACAGAGCAAACCCTAACAAGCATGCAGGTATTATCAGAAGTACAAACCTCTGTACAGAGATTTTCCAGAACACTGCACCGAATACCTATAAAACACGTTTCACATTCGAGGATGGAACGACTGCAGCCTATGATGAAGATGAGATGATCACTGTAGACAACGGAACAACTAAACCGGCTAAAAAGGTGACAGCACTTGACAGCCTTAACGGTAAGCAGATATGGATTGTTGACAAAGAAAAAACGGATGGTGATACAGCGGTATGTAACCTTGCCTCTGTCAACCTTGCCAAAGTCAATACCAAAGAAGATATGGAGCGTGTTGTTCCTACGGCGATCCGTATGCTTGACAATGTGATCGACCTGAACTTCTACCCTTTGGCAAAAGTAAAGAAGACCAATGAAAAGTCAAGATCTATCGGTCTAGGTGTGATGGGTGAGTCACAGATGCTTGCAGAACATCAGATAGAATGGGGAAGTCATGACCACTTTACCAAGATAGATGAAGTGATGGAATCATTCTCTTATTATGCCATTGAATCATCGAGTAATTTGGCATTAGAGAAAGGATGTTATCCGAACTTTGAGGGTTCAGACTGGTCGAAAGGTGTTTTCCCTATTGATAAAGCCAATGAGAATGCATGTAAACTTGTTGACAGAGGGGGTCTCTTTGGATATACCCATGACTGGCAGGGGCTCAAAGAAAAGGTGAAATCAGACGGTATGAGAAACGGTTACCTGATGGCCATTGCACCGACAAGTTCTATCTCTATTTTGACAGGAACAACACAAGCGATCGAACCGGTCTATAAAAGAAAGTGGTTTGAAGAGAACCTTTCGGGACTTATCCCGGTCGTTGCACCGAATCTTACGGCAGACACTTGGCAGTACTATACGCCTAGTTATGATCTTGATCAGAACCTTCTTGTCAAAGCAGGAGCGATCAGACAAAAATGGTTAGACCAGGGACAGAGTCTGAACATCTTTATCACACTGGATAAAGCAAGCGGTAAATACCTCAATGAGATCTATATGAATGCCTGGAAGTTTGGATTGAAGTCTACCTACTATCTAAGATCTCAGTCTCCTGAATCTTCCAATGATGTTGAAGATAGATCTATGGAATGTGTCGGTTGTCAGTAA
- a CDS encoding ribonucleotide-diphosphate reductase subunit beta, translated as MERKRIYNPDSEEKTGERKIFGGDPTGIFELNDIKYQWAYNLWEMMLNNTWFPKEVDMTRDVNDYKNLTDAEKSAYDKVLAQLIFMDSLQTNNIMDNINPFITSPEVNLILVRQAFEEALHSQSYAVMVDSISTNSKEIYELWRRDMMLKSKNDAIAKVYEELTANPTDTNIVKAMFANQILEGIYFYSGFAYLYTLARSDKMLGTAQMIRFIQRDEVTHLLLFQNMINSTRKERPELFTRELIDEVYEMFRSAVKLECEWGAYITQGQILGLTDDIITQYIQYLADKRLHAVGLEKIYNVEHPIKWVDNFSQFNDQKTNFFEGNVTNYSKGSLDLDDF; from the coding sequence ATGGAACGAAAAAGAATATACAATCCTGATTCAGAAGAAAAAACAGGTGAACGTAAGATATTTGGTGGTGATCCTACAGGGATATTTGAACTCAACGACATCAAATACCAATGGGCCTATAATCTATGGGAGATGATGCTGAACAACACGTGGTTCCCTAAAGAAGTGGATATGACCCGTGATGTCAATGACTATAAAAATCTTACAGATGCAGAGAAATCAGCGTATGATAAAGTACTGGCACAGCTTATTTTTATGGACTCACTTCAGACCAACAATATTATGGATAATATCAACCCATTCATTACGTCTCCGGAAGTCAATCTTATCTTGGTAAGACAGGCATTTGAAGAAGCATTACACTCTCAAAGTTATGCTGTGATGGTAGACAGTATATCGACAAATTCAAAAGAGATCTATGAGCTCTGGAGAAGAGATATGATGCTCAAATCTAAAAATGATGCCATAGCAAAGGTGTATGAAGAACTTACAGCCAATCCTACAGATACAAATATTGTAAAAGCGATGTTCGCCAATCAGATTCTTGAGGGTATCTATTTCTATAGTGGATTTGCCTACCTCTATACGCTTGCTCGTTCAGATAAAATGCTTGGAACAGCCCAGATGATACGTTTTATCCAAAGAGATGAGGTAACACACCTTCTTCTGTTCCAGAACATGATCAACTCTACAAGAAAAGAGAGACCGGAACTTTTTACCAGAGAGCTGATTGATGAAGTGTATGAAATGTTCAGATCCGCAGTAAAACTTGAGTGTGAATGGGGAGCCTATATCACTCAAGGACAAATCCTGGGGCTTACAGATGATATCATCACACAGTATATTCAATATCTTGCTGACAAAAGACTACATGCCGTAGGTCTTGAAAAAATCTATAATGTGGAACATCCTATCAAATGGGTAGATAACTTTTCACAGTTTAATGATCAAAAGACGAACTTCTTTGAAGGGAATGTAACAAACTACTCCAAAGGAAGTCTCGACCTGGATGACTTTTAG
- a CDS encoding carbon-nitrogen hydrolase family protein yields MLILPKTMEVVTLQLPSYKRYQENLDTLLYHLKEHQDKNIVVAPEVFLTGFDYEHMATAAKFSANALKTLKKEVNEQIVVFTLILEEGEHFINQAVVIHKHKIVHRQEKVKLFKLGDEDLYFLEGKKKKIKPFEIDGVKYAILICFELRFKELWAQVEGADVVFVPSRWGKQRKTHLEVLSRALAVMNQCYVVVSNSCDEDMASSSSIISPTGEVTMNDGVEAVEGRIDFREIKKMRRYIVMD; encoded by the coding sequence ATGTTGATTCTGCCTAAAACCATGGAAGTTGTGACGTTACAGCTTCCTTCTTATAAGCGGTATCAGGAAAACCTGGATACACTGCTTTACCATCTAAAAGAACATCAAGATAAGAATATTGTCGTGGCACCGGAAGTCTTTTTGACCGGATTTGATTATGAACATATGGCCACAGCTGCAAAATTTTCTGCCAATGCATTAAAAACACTGAAAAAAGAGGTGAATGAACAGATCGTAGTCTTTACACTTATACTTGAAGAGGGTGAGCATTTTATCAATCAGGCAGTGGTGATCCATAAGCATAAGATCGTACATCGACAGGAGAAGGTGAAACTCTTTAAATTGGGAGATGAGGATCTCTATTTCCTCGAAGGGAAAAAGAAGAAGATCAAACCTTTTGAGATTGATGGGGTGAAGTATGCGATACTGATATGTTTTGAGTTACGGTTTAAAGAGTTATGGGCACAGGTAGAAGGAGCAGATGTGGTGTTTGTCCCCTCTAGATGGGGAAAACAGCGTAAAACACACCTGGAAGTGCTCTCACGTGCTTTGGCGGTGATGAACCAATGTTATGTGGTCGTCTCAAACTCTTGTGATGAAGATATGGCAAGTTCATCATCCATTATCTCACCTACTGGGGAGGTTACAATGAATGATGGGGTGGAAGCAGTAGAGGGACGCATAGACTTCAGAGAGATCAAAAAAATGCGTCGCTATATAGTAATGGATTAG
- a CDS encoding protein-L-isoaspartate(D-aspartate) O-methyltransferase has product MIKERQRQNLVAEIEKHFALDTHVREAFLAVDRETFVPSQFKHLAYQLEALPLAASQWISSPLTVAKMTQHLELEGVDSVLEIGCGSGYQAAILSKICRRVFTIERIDELLKEAKNRFSTLEMHNIITRFDDGQRGWKQYAPFERILFSATAKEIPAVLFEQLAEGGILVAPVEEAENYHIITRYYKKNGRITSETIEQCLFVPVLDGTQK; this is encoded by the coding sequence ATGATAAAAGAGAGACAGCGACAAAATCTTGTTGCAGAGATAGAGAAACACTTTGCATTGGATACGCATGTCAGAGAAGCATTTTTAGCTGTTGACAGAGAGACTTTTGTCCCTTCACAATTTAAACACCTTGCTTACCAGCTTGAAGCCCTCCCTTTAGCGGCAAGCCAGTGGATATCCTCACCTCTAACCGTTGCTAAAATGACACAACACTTGGAGCTCGAAGGTGTTGACTCCGTGCTTGAGATCGGCTGTGGAAGTGGGTATCAAGCAGCGATACTCAGTAAGATCTGTCGTCGTGTCTTCACCATAGAGCGTATCGATGAGCTTCTTAAAGAGGCAAAAAACCGTTTTTCTACACTGGAAATGCACAATATCATTACACGTTTTGATGACGGGCAAAGAGGATGGAAGCAGTATGCTCCTTTTGAGCGTATACTCTTTTCTGCGACGGCAAAAGAGATACCTGCGGTACTGTTTGAACAATTGGCTGAAGGCGGTATATTGGTGGCCCCGGTGGAAGAGGCAGAAAATTATCATATTATCACACGATACTATAAGAAAAACGGCCGTATCACTTCTGAAACGATCGAACAGTGTCTCTTTGTCCCCGTACTCGACGGGACACAAAAGTAA
- a CDS encoding methyltransferase family protein encodes MINKQNPIMIWLSFVVRMILFAVGLMWPAGTFIWWEAWVLVGLWSIYGVATTTYLLRNEPALLVERLKLVPLHKDQKVWDKVLMLLFFIVGIGLYLLPGFDVMRYAWSEPLPLWIRITAMFVHVPCFVLLIWIMRENTYLSQVVKIDKDRVHKVISTGPYAYVRHPMYTVTIILLFAVPLALGSQLTLILSLFLTMLLIVRTYLEDHTLHTELEGYSKYAKQTVYRLIPGIW; translated from the coding sequence ATGATAAATAAACAAAATCCTATCATGATCTGGTTGAGTTTTGTTGTCCGGATGATTTTATTTGCCGTTGGTTTGATGTGGCCAGCTGGTACCTTTATATGGTGGGAAGCCTGGGTATTGGTTGGACTCTGGTCTATCTATGGAGTTGCCACAACGACTTACTTATTACGCAATGAACCTGCTTTACTTGTAGAACGATTGAAGCTCGTACCTCTTCATAAGGATCAAAAGGTTTGGGATAAGGTCTTAATGCTTCTTTTTTTTATTGTAGGTATTGGTCTTTATCTACTTCCCGGTTTTGATGTTATGCGTTATGCGTGGAGTGAACCTTTACCGTTATGGATAAGAATTACTGCAATGTTTGTACATGTACCCTGCTTTGTACTTCTAATTTGGATAATGCGTGAGAACACTTATCTATCACAGGTAGTAAAAATTGATAAGGATCGTGTCCATAAAGTGATCAGTACCGGCCCTTACGCTTATGTCCGTCACCCCATGTATACTGTAACAATCATTTTACTGTTCGCTGTTCCCTTAGCACTTGGGTCTCAGTTGACATTAATTCTTTCATTATTTTTGACGATGTTGTTGATTGTTCGAACTTACCTCGAAGATCATACATTACACACTGAACTAGAAGGCTATTCAAAGTATGCTAAACAAACAGTTTACCGACTAATTCCAGGGATCTGGTGA
- a CDS encoding MBL fold metallo-hydrolase, whose product MKITHYLYNAFLIEDGSTKIAIDPGQNLWIFKLQSLIPQSEWHDITHILITHGDPDHHWQSDRVAKVSGAPVICGKGLTKIENGKTLVIDPRGRELTSWITYENLYPLDVGESVTLNDVKIEAIKTVHGQISIPILGFKIKKQPGLGERTGIGSMGFKITIGNKSIVNLGDTLLLKEWEGLKPDVLMLPIGGLGNNIWTMDIHDAIEAVKLIAPKIVIPCHYNVPFLWIKKMAVTDDQLFKREVEKLGTECVILRMGDSVEL is encoded by the coding sequence ATGAAGATCACGCACTATCTCTATAACGCATTTTTAATAGAGGATGGCAGTACAAAAATCGCTATCGATCCCGGACAAAACCTCTGGATATTTAAACTCCAAAGTCTGATTCCACAGTCAGAGTGGCACGATATCACGCATATCCTGATCACCCATGGAGACCCCGATCATCACTGGCAGTCCGATAGAGTAGCAAAAGTCTCCGGTGCTCCCGTTATCTGTGGTAAGGGACTCACTAAAATCGAAAATGGAAAAACTCTTGTGATAGACCCACGAGGCAGAGAATTAACATCTTGGATTACATATGAAAACCTTTATCCTTTGGATGTTGGAGAATCAGTTACTTTAAATGATGTCAAGATAGAAGCTATCAAAACCGTGCATGGCCAGATATCAATTCCCATTTTAGGATTTAAGATAAAAAAACAACCAGGTCTCGGTGAGAGAACAGGTATTGGATCTATGGGGTTTAAAATCACCATTGGTAATAAGAGTATTGTGAATCTCGGAGATACACTACTTTTAAAAGAATGGGAAGGATTAAAACCTGATGTCCTTATGCTACCCATCGGAGGTCTGGGCAATAATATATGGACGATGGATATACATGATGCTATTGAAGCAGTCAAGTTGATAGCTCCAAAGATCGTTATCCCATGTCACTATAATGTCCCTTTTTTGTGGATCAAAAAAATGGCTGTGACAGATGACCAACTTTTTAAAAGGGAAGTGGAGAAACTGGGCACTGAGTGTGTAATTCTCAGAATGGGTGACTCAGTCGAGTTGTAA
- a CDS encoding 2TM domain-containing protein, protein MEHQKAYQRAKKRAKAKFGFYIHLSVYIAVSILLIVINLSSYTQYLWFKWPLMGWGIGVFFHALRVFVFSGRPSLTEKMIEKEMKREALKKK, encoded by the coding sequence ATGGAACATCAAAAAGCTTATCAAAGAGCTAAAAAAAGAGCAAAAGCAAAATTTGGATTTTACATTCATTTATCGGTTTACATAGCTGTATCAATTTTACTTATTGTTATAAACCTAAGTTCATACACTCAATACCTATGGTTCAAGTGGCCGCTCATGGGATGGGGCATCGGTGTATTTTTTCATGCTTTGAGAGTCTTTGTTTTTTCTGGAAGACCATCTCTCACAGAGAAAATGATTGAAAAAGAGATGAAGAGAGAAGCCTTAAAGAAGAAATAA
- a CDS encoding GerW family sporulation protein: protein MEHVKDVLKTSLEELERVLDTKTVVGEPIVIEGNTLIPLISIGFGFGAGGGTGKCKKSDEEGIGAGTGGGGGIRPVALVIINKDGDVRVESIKSGMASAFEHIGEAVGKAMQKKQEKDK, encoded by the coding sequence ATGGAACATGTGAAAGATGTATTAAAAACCTCGTTGGAGGAACTGGAAAGAGTACTGGATACTAAAACAGTCGTAGGAGAGCCGATTGTCATAGAAGGCAATACACTTATTCCACTGATCAGTATCGGATTTGGTTTTGGTGCCGGAGGAGGTACCGGAAAGTGCAAAAAAAGTGACGAAGAGGGAATTGGAGCCGGTACTGGAGGTGGCGGCGGTATTAGGCCGGTTGCCCTCGTGATCATCAACAAAGACGGTGACGTAAGAGTTGAGTCTATCAAAAGCGGTATGGCTTCGGCATTCGAACATATAGGCGAAGCTGTCGGTAAAGCGATGCAAAAGAAGCAGGAAAAAGACAAATAG
- a CDS encoding DUF3972 domain-containing protein: MEKLMKPAEYAQELGISRQAVYAKIKRGILTAKNVEGKLYIVVDNESTGETPSHEKETTVITKKPVLTHTNTSVAPSADVKDYKALLKAKDETISVLKGTVKDLKKSNKQISTTLKGEIDLLKEAFYEMRTLYVHQLEQKKSQEAIEVISEAESMDAEEERWIGLKKFFKQHKITNEKEQVKITKRLKKAYRAGDERIMGVEDKLKFNANKSYKDILK, from the coding sequence ATGGAAAAGTTGATGAAGCCTGCTGAGTATGCACAGGAGTTAGGTATCTCACGGCAAGCAGTCTATGCCAAGATCAAGCGGGGGATATTGACAGCGAAAAATGTAGAGGGGAAGCTTTACATTGTGGTTGACAATGAGTCAACAGGAGAGACACCCTCTCATGAGAAAGAGACAACTGTCATCACAAAAAAACCCGTTCTAACGCACACCAACACGTCTGTAGCTCCTTCTGCAGATGTCAAAGACTATAAAGCATTACTTAAAGCCAAAGATGAAACGATATCGGTACTTAAAGGCACCGTCAAAGACCTCAAGAAGTCCAATAAACAGATCTCAACAACACTCAAAGGGGAGATAGATTTGCTCAAAGAGGCATTTTATGAGATGCGTACACTCTATGTCCATCAGTTAGAGCAGAAAAAATCCCAAGAAGCGATAGAAGTGATCTCTGAAGCAGAGAGTATGGATGCTGAAGAAGAGCGCTGGATAGGGCTCAAAAAATTCTTCAAGCAGCACAAGATCACGAATGAGAAAGAACAGGTCAAGATCACAAAACGTTTGAAAAAAGCCTATAGAGCAGGGGATGAGCGCATCATGGGTGTAGAGGACAAACTGAAGTTCAATGCCAATAAAAGCTATAAGGATATCTTAAAATAA
- a CDS encoding calcium:proton antiporter — protein MQLLKDFSKEYSLFAAIIAYFGITFFEHTLVASTVGNLIGFAVLFVVIIYAAMSVAHHAEMLAEKFGEPYGTLILTISAVVVEIVIIAIMMVHEHNPVLARDTIYAAIMLDINALLGLAAIIGGIKYGEQPYNVDSSNSYLSMLLVAIGIAMVVPHFMDAAHIENYMMFNVVMFILLYITFTRIQVASHKYFFEYEHEAEEVCDEEGHCIPNPHKINGWYHSVNLVVAIIMIGVLSEVLAVFMGNTMKTFGLPLSIAAVGVAIISAAPELITAVRAALDNRMQTVVNIALGASLATILLTVPAVILVTRYMGMDLNLAITPVQGVMLGLTLLVSIVNFNDGETNMLEGFLHVILFVVFVYLLFI, from the coding sequence ATGCAACTTCTTAAAGATTTTTCAAAAGAGTATAGTCTCTTTGCTGCGATCATTGCTTATTTTGGTATCACTTTTTTTGAACATACGCTAGTAGCGTCCACGGTTGGGAACCTTATAGGTTTTGCTGTGTTGTTTGTCGTGATCATCTATGCAGCGATGTCCGTAGCACACCATGCAGAGATGCTGGCAGAAAAATTCGGTGAGCCTTACGGTACATTGATCCTGACCATCTCTGCCGTGGTAGTAGAGATCGTTATCATTGCCATTATGATGGTACATGAGCATAATCCTGTACTGGCACGTGATACCATCTATGCGGCTATTATGTTGGATATCAATGCCTTACTGGGACTCGCAGCGATCATAGGGGGGATCAAGTATGGTGAACAGCCCTACAATGTGGATTCTTCAAACTCTTATCTCTCGATGCTGCTTGTTGCTATAGGTATCGCGATGGTGGTACCGCACTTTATGGATGCAGCCCATATCGAAAATTATATGATGTTCAATGTGGTGATGTTCATCCTGCTCTATATCACCTTTACACGTATTCAGGTAGCCTCACATAAATACTTTTTTGAGTATGAACATGAAGCAGAGGAAGTATGTGACGAGGAGGGACACTGTATACCTAACCCGCATAAGATCAACGGATGGTACCACAGTGTGAACTTGGTCGTGGCCATCATTATGATCGGGGTGCTTTCGGAAGTTTTGGCCGTATTTATGGGAAATACGATGAAAACGTTCGGACTGCCTCTCTCTATCGCTGCAGTAGGCGTAGCTATTATCTCCGCTGCTCCGGAGCTTATTACTGCGGTGCGTGCGGCATTGGATAACCGTATGCAGACTGTTGTCAATATCGCTTTGGGGGCTTCGCTGGCAACCATACTTTTAACGGTACCTGCGGTGATACTTGTGACACGTTACATGGGCATGGACCTTAACCTTGCTATCACACCGGTGCAAGGGGTGATGCTGGGATTAACCCTGCTTGTGAGTATCGTGAACTTTAATGACGGGGAAACCAATATGCTTGAAGGTTTTCTGCATGTGATCTTGTTTGTGGTGTTTGTCTACTTATTGTTTATCTGA
- a CDS encoding DUF58 domain-containing protein, whose protein sequence is MHTALKALQLKARHQVYTLLSGHNLSKLHGEGYDFSELREYQVGDDIRKINWTISAKLGRPYIKELHANRELSVVVAAFMDASLYFGSGNAKQKKLTEVATILGYAAQQNNDLFTGVHYTQKQSHATPPTKQLYHIEQFSQTLYSASVLNTTLDHNAAIQDLFKRLHKPSLLFILSDFLEEMDLSLLSQKHEVIAVILRDREEEVPKKLGEVTLSHPQDGKKMDTYFGQRSIERYLTKLKENDERLGEHFAHYDIRSVKIFTDDEAVSKLVGLFV, encoded by the coding sequence ATGCATACAGCCCTTAAAGCACTCCAACTCAAAGCCAGACACCAGGTATACACCCTGCTTAGCGGGCACAACCTCTCTAAGCTTCATGGAGAGGGGTATGATTTTTCTGAACTCAGAGAGTATCAGGTGGGGGATGACATCCGTAAGATCAACTGGACCATCTCGGCAAAGTTGGGTCGTCCGTATATCAAAGAGCTGCATGCCAACCGGGAACTCTCCGTCGTAGTGGCTGCCTTTATGGATGCCAGCCTCTATTTTGGCTCGGGAAATGCCAAACAGAAGAAGCTTACAGAAGTAGCCACTATCCTGGGCTATGCTGCACAACAGAACAATGACCTCTTTACAGGGGTACACTATACGCAGAAGCAATCCCATGCGACTCCGCCGACCAAGCAGCTCTATCACATAGAACAGTTCTCACAAACCCTCTACAGTGCGTCTGTACTCAATACTACCCTGGACCATAATGCTGCGATCCAAGACCTTTTCAAAAGACTGCACAAACCTTCACTTCTGTTTATTTTGAGTGACTTTTTAGAAGAGATGGACCTCTCTTTACTATCGCAAAAACACGAAGTGATTGCAGTGATACTCCGGGACAGAGAAGAAGAAGTGCCTAAAAAACTGGGTGAAGTTACACTCTCCCATCCACAAGATGGCAAAAAGATGGATACCTATTTTGGCCAAAGAAGTATAGAGCGGTATCTTACGAAACTCAAAGAGAATGATGAGAGACTGGGTGAGCATTTTGCCCACTATGACATCCGTTCTGTCAAGATATTCACAGATGACGAAGCCGTAAGCAAACTGGTGGGGCTGTTTGTATAG
- a CDS encoding AAA family ATPase produces MNEKISTLKKEISKAVIGQEAMVEGLLIGLLCDGHILVEGVPGLAKTTTINALSHALGLESKRIQFTPDLLPSDIIGAQIYNPQDHSFSIKKGPLFTHLLLADEINRAPAKVQSALLEVMQERQVTIAEETFKLERPFLVMATQNPIEQEGVYALPEAQLDRFMMKIVVQHNSEAQELEIMRKAASKSFGAVETVLSVEDLFVLQEEIGKIHIDEELERYMVQIITATREPLRFGLDEIAENIMFGASPRASIDLYKAAKAKAFLRGNDFVTPADIGYVIHNVLRHRIVLSYEARAKGIHADEIITAIIETLPIP; encoded by the coding sequence ATGAATGAAAAGATAAGCACACTCAAAAAAGAGATAAGCAAAGCTGTGATAGGTCAGGAAGCGATGGTTGAGGGATTACTCATAGGATTGCTTTGTGATGGGCATATCCTTGTTGAAGGTGTACCTGGACTTGCAAAGACCACAACGATCAATGCGCTCTCACATGCCCTGGGATTAGAGTCCAAACGTATCCAGTTCACGCCTGACCTTTTGCCTTCGGATATCATCGGAGCACAGATCTATAATCCCCAAGACCATAGCTTCAGTATCAAAAAGGGTCCGCTCTTTACACACCTCCTCTTAGCGGACGAGATCAACCGTGCTCCTGCCAAAGTGCAATCTGCCCTGCTTGAGGTCATGCAGGAGAGACAGGTCACCATCGCAGAAGAGACCTTTAAACTTGAACGGCCGTTTCTGGTCATGGCAACACAGAACCCCATAGAACAAGAAGGGGTCTACGCTCTTCCAGAAGCACAGCTGGACCGTTTTATGATGAAGATCGTCGTACAACACAACAGTGAAGCCCAAGAGCTGGAGATCATGAGAAAAGCAGCCAGTAAAAGTTTTGGGGCAGTAGAGACTGTGTTGAGTGTAGAAGATCTCTTCGTCCTTCAAGAAGAGATAGGGAAGATCCACATCGATGAAGAGCTGGAACGCTATATGGTGCAGATCATCACTGCGACAAGAGAACCTCTCAGATTCGGATTAGATGAGATCGCTGAAAACATTATGTTCGGAGCAAGCCCAAGAGCCTCTATAGACCTTTACAAAGCAGCCAAAGCCAAAGCCTTTCTGCGTGGTAATGACTTTGTCACTCCTGCAGACATCGGGTATGTGATACACAATGTCCTTCGTCACCGTATTGTACTCTCCTATGAGGCCAGAGCCAAAGGTATACATGCAGATGAGATCATCACTGCTATCATTGAGACATTGCCGATTCCTTAA